CCTGTTTATCTCATCGCAAACAAATAATCTAGTATATTGCCCTCTGTAATTACTTCCATGTTGCACTTTTACTTGGTACAAATGAATTAATATCATTATTTAGGGAATTTGGGCTTTTATGGTAATATTCTGATGATTATCCTCCTTCGCCTAAAGTTTAACTTCCAAAGCTTTTCTGTTGTAGCCGACACCATTTTTTTAATAATTCTCTAACACGTGGCACTTCTCCTTGCAGTTCTGGAAATGTTATGTTCGAAAACCAAGTACAAGGATAACTGTACCAGCCGGGTAAGCATACCACCATTTGTATTTCCCCTTCTTCTTTTGTGTGGCACTCCTTTTATTCACCTTTTTTGTACTTTGTTGGAACTTCTTCCAGTTCTGAATATGTTCTGTGGGAAAACCCGTTTACAAGGATGATTGAACCTGCCGGGTACGAATACAACCATTTGTATTtccctttcttctttttttggcACTTCTTTATACACCTTTTTTGTATTTTGTTTTCACTTCTACTTCCAGTTCTGAAAACGATCTGTGGGAAAAACCCAAGTACAAGGCACAACCATTTGTATATCCCATTCTTCTGTTGTGTGGCACTCCTTTATTCACCTTTTTGTACTTTGTGGTTATTTTATTGAGTCCTGTCCAATCTGATTAGAAATCTCTAAGGCTTAGCCACTAGTGAGTCCTTTCTAGTTTTCTTGTACTTCATTCATACCTACACCGCCTTCGATGACAAGCTGAATGTCTTGGAACATACCTTCGGTCCTGATATCAACTGGCCTTGTTCACTTTTCATGGGCATGCATTTCCTTACGCATATTCTATTGCCATCTAATTTTGTACGCATATATATAAGAACATCCTTTTGCTCTATACTTGTACTCTGTCCTGCCCTTTTGCTACATCACGCATAtgattatttatttatttatttgaaaTTAGGTACATGTGCCTGAATTGACACTTTATAGTACTCTGAATTTCCTAAGAATTTTCTTTACAAGTGCACAAACTAGTGTAGGGGCCGGTTCATATCAATTTAATTTCGGTTTTACCAAAATTTGCACTCACTAGCACTCTTTGTAGGATAAATAGGCTACCAGTGAATTGGTTATAGGATATTGATAACGGGGCTAATATTTCCGTTTATGTATTGTGGTACAGGCTGATTTATCCTCCAGTAGCTCCAGTTGATCATGATGACACCTTCGCTGTTCCTGATGTTGGCTTCTACCCTCACAGGTCTATCTCCAACCATAATATACATGTAAAAGCATCGACAGATCAGTTCTTCCGCACATAATTAACCATGTGTCTTATTTTTTGCAGTGGTGGGACAGGTGGTAGTATGCACGTAGGTAATATGTTAACTGAGTATCTGTGGAATCTCTTTACATTTGCTCCTCTGTACTGTCTAACATGGAACCTATTTGCAGGTCCAAATGATCCACGCTTCTTTCCTACAAATCCTTCTACTCCTTTTGGTGACCTTGGGTATGTTCATTTTTCCTTTACTAAATATTCCATTGCAGTATTTCTTCTCTCATAAACGGAATCAAATATTTCATAATAGGAGTGTTCCGCCCGGTAGACGCTATGATCCAATTGGCCCGCCCGGTGTTCCAGGATTTGAACCATGTCGCTTTGTGAGGTAAGTTAGCTTTTCTTAACATTTTCTATAGACCCACTTTATGCTTGGCAACCGGTAAGGCTCAAGATGGCCTGTTATTGTACCTGATACTATCGCTTTAGAAAGGTTTGTTGTCTCAAGTAAGAAACAAAccgttcttatagttcatttttTCGCGCTGATTGCTAACTCACATCCAATGCAACATCTAGCACAATACAAATTTCTATATATTCTTGCGTCATGGAAGTCATTGAACACAGTTCACTAACATATAATCGAAACAACTATGCTTATTCCTAGTTGCATCCTCCTAGGGTTTAGGGGTGGTCACTCGCTGAAACTCTGATGAACAGCTGATGCCAACCTCCTGGTTTTCTGTTGACGCAGGCATTCGAGGCATTCAAGTCCTTCAGGTGGAAGCACTCACCC
The sequence above is a segment of the Aegilops tauschii subsp. strangulata cultivar AL8/78 chromosome 6, Aet v6.0, whole genome shotgun sequence genome. Coding sequences within it:
- the LOC109770431 gene encoding probable proteasome inhibitor gives rise to the protein MIEPAGLIYPPVAPVDHDDTFAVPDVGFYPHSGGTGGSMHVGPNDPRFFPTNPSTPFGDLGSVPPGRRYDPIGPPGVPGFEPCRFVR